The sequence AAAAACCGCTTGGCAAGTGCTGGAAACTGGGGAAAATGTGGAATTATCGTCACTGTCTGGGGCAGAACGACGGCAAATTCATCAGTTTCTCCAGCAATATGAAGGGTTAGAATCATGGAGTCGGGGGCAAGAACCAGACCGCCGTTTGGTCGTCCAACGAAAGGGCAATGAATAACTTCGTTATTGGTTCATTGTTCGTTGTTCTTGGTTTAGTTAGTGCTTCATTTAACGAAGAACGAGGAACAAACAACAAAGAACAAATGATAAAGTGCGATGATAGAACCAATTTATATTCCAAGATTGCTGAAAGCACCAGGGAAAAGTGAACAGCTTGAAATTAACGCTTTTATCTCTGGTTTAGAAACCCTCACCCCCGTGCGAGGAACGCTAGTGGTGACCCATTGTGGAACTTATTTGGAAGTGTCCGCCACTGCTGAAACCATTAAAACGTTAGTCTGCGATCGCAGCTTACAGCAATATAACCAGCGTCTCGTGGTGGATACCAGTGAGTTGATTTGGCTCAAAGACGATCCCGAACTGGAATGGAATCAACCCAAAGAAGTGGAAACGCCATTAGAAGAACTCACAGAAAGTTTACCCGCCCAAGGCGATTTTGAACCAGAAACTTGGCTTTACGAACAGTTTTGTTTGCAAATGCCGATCCGTCAACTGAGTAGTGATTCCAAGGTGGGGGAATATAACTACTCCGATCCTGAACCGATGGATCAACGGTGGGCTGGTTTGGCAGCGTTAAAAGAAAAATTACCCGATCGCAGCACAGAGGAGGAAGGATGAGTTTTCGGGAAGAATTTGAACTCCTACTGCGGGCCTGTTATCCCTTAATTTATATTCCGACTTTTGAAGAAGAACGAGTAGAAAGCGCGATCGCGCACTGTGCCAAAAATGTCGGTAATCGTTCGGTTTATATTTGGGATTTTGTGGATGGCTATCAAGATAATCCCAATAACGAGGGAACCGCCCGCAGAAACCCCCTACAAGCCCTAGAATTTGTGGAAAAACTGCCCACCAGCAACGGTGCAGTGATTATCCTCCGTGACTTTCATCGCTTCTTAGAAGATATTTCGGTAGCGCGGAAACTGCGGAATCTCTCTCGGAAATTAAAGTCTTTACCGATGAATGTGGTTCTCATTTCCCCAGAAGTGTCTATTCCCTCTGACCTGACGGAAGTTTTAACCGTTGTCGAGTTTCCTCTTCCTGATAGTCAAGAAATTAAAACCGAAGTCGAGCAACTGATTAGTGGGATTCCGCAGCAGTTACCTGATAAGCAAATTGAAGCGATTGTTCGTTCAGCGCGAGGCTTATCCCTGGAACGAATTCGCCGAGTTTTGACCCGCGCGATCGCCGATCATGGGTCACTGCAACCCGAAGATGTGGATCTCGTTTTAGCGGAAAAACGACAATCGATCCGCCAAACCCAAATCCTAGACTTTTATCCCGCAACCGAAGAAATTTCTGATATTGGCGGTTTAGATAACCTCAAAGACTGGCTTTTACGTCGCGGGGGGGCGTTCAGCGATCGCGCTCGCACTTATGGATTGCCTCATCCCCGAGGATTGTTATTGGTTGGCATTCAAGGCACAGGTAAATCTCTCACAGCAAAAGCCATCGCTCACCATTGGCATCTCCCCCTCCTGCGGTTGGATGTGGGGCGTTTATTTGGTGGTTTAGTGGGAGAATCAGAATCTCGCACCCGTCAAATGATTACCCTTGCTGAAGCCCTCGCCCCTTGTGTCTTATGGATTGATGAAATTGACAAAGCCTTTGCTGGGTTAACCGGACAAGGAGATTCGGGAACCAGTAGCCGTGTTTTTGGTACGTTTATCACTTGGTTAGCAGAGAAAACCTCCTCTGTTTTTGTGGTTGCAACCGCGAATAACGTTGCTGCGCTACCCCCAGAAATGCTTCGTAAAGGACGATTTGATGAAATTTTCTTTGTTGATTTACCCACCCAAACCGAACGCAAAGAAATTTTTTTTCCGTCCATCTTTCCCACTTGCGTCCTTACAACCTCAAAGATTATGATTTAGAGCGACTTGCCTACGAAACTCCTGACTTTTCTGGTGCAGAGATCGAACAAACTATAATTGAAGCGATGCACATTGGGTTTAGTCAAAATCGGGACTTCACCAATGAGGATATTTTACAAGCAGCCAGTCAAATTGTTCCCCTTGCTCGTACCGCCCAAGAAGAAATTCAATTTCTTAAAGAATGGGTCAGTGCTGGAAAAGCCCGTAAAGCCTCTCGTGATAACGCCCTAAGCCTCTAAACCTCCTTCCTAACTGATTCCGCTTATGAGTATTTCCGGTTTCGTACAGTTTATTCTCGGATTTCTTCTTGGTATTTTTATACTCACTGGGACGGGTGCTGCTGCTGCTTATTTTTTTCTGAATCGACTCTCTGATGCACCACCCGAACCCGTTTATTCAGAAGAAAAGACATCTGAACCCAACAACAAAGAGGAATCTTCTGCTTCCAACTCCCAACAGGCTGCAACAACGACAACAAAACCAGAACCGAAACCTGAACCCCAAGAAGAAGAAAAAGAAGAAGAAGAAACCATTGCAGAACGTTTTGGGGAACAGGCTTATGAAGCACGGGTGACTTGGCCCAGTGGTTTAAGTTTAAGGGCAAATCCGAATTTAAGTGCTTCCCGAGTCGGTGGTGTGTATTACGACGATAAATTAGTGATTATTGAAACCAGTTCGGATGGGGATTGGCAAAAAGTTTATGTTCCTGAAAGCGGTCAACAAGCCTGGGTGAAAGCGGGTAATGTGGAGAAGATTAACAATTAATTATAATCTTGAATTTCAACTACAATACACCAGTCAGAGAGCCATCCGTTTTGAACGGATGGACGGGGCTTTCAAGGTGCGGAGGAAACCTCCGCACACAGCCCCTCATGAATGGCGAATGAGGACTTTAGTCCTCTGTGTCCAAAGATTTAATGTAGTCTCTTAACACCTCTGCCATAGACAAATTCTTCCTTTCAGCAACTTTCTTCAAAGTTTCATACTCTTGAGTTGTGACATTAAATTGCATCTTTTTGGTTCTTGCCATATTCTATTATTGAAGTTACATTTAGAGTATATCTGAACCATCACACTTTAAGCAATGTCATATAGGACGACAAAAATCCTTCTTACAGGCAACATCACTGACCAAACTAGGGATGTTTTGGTGTTTCTGTGTCACGAAGCCAATAACTTATGGAACACGGTGGTGTATCAAATTAGACAATCTCACTTTGCCACTTGCGGAGTTAGAGAGTTTTTCGATAAGGATGACTGCTTTCGTCGTCAATTCAAAGATAAAAAGGTAAAAGTTAGTTATTCTCAACTTTGTAAAGACTTTAAGGAAAACCAGCATTATCAATGGCTAGGCGCACAGCAAGGTCAACAAGTCTTAAAATCAGTCGAGGAGGCGTTTAAGTCTTATAACGAACTGTTGGAAATGTGGTTCAACGGAGAAATTGACCAGAAACCAAAACTCCCAAGTTATAGAACATTCATGAGGGTTATGTGATTTTACTTTTCCACGCCAAGCTCTTCGTTTTAATCACGAAAATGGTTCTTGGCTTTTGCCAATGAGTAAAATGATTAAAGAACATTGGCTAAAAGAAAAAGAGGAGTTTTCAATTCCCTCAGTCAATTATATTGGCGAGACCAATGTCGCAGAAATCAGAATCCTTCCTCAGCATGGAAAACTTTGGGCGGAACTTTTGTATAAAGTAGAAGAAAAAGAAGCTGTGGGATTAGATTATTCTCAGGCTTTGGGGTGTGACCCTGGGGTAAATAATCTTCTAACTTGTGTCTCCACTCT comes from Halothece sp. PCC 7418 and encodes:
- a CDS encoding DUF177 domain-containing protein; amino-acid sequence: MEPIYIPRLLKAPGKSEQLEINAFISGLETLTPVRGTLVVTHCGTYLEVSATAETIKTLVCDRSLQQYNQRLVVDTSELIWLKDDPELEWNQPKEVETPLEELTESLPAQGDFEPETWLYEQFCLQMPIRQLSSDSKVGEYNYSDPEPMDQRWAGLAALKEKLPDRSTEEEG
- a CDS encoding SH3 domain-containing protein, translating into MSISGFVQFILGFLLGIFILTGTGAAAAYFFLNRLSDAPPEPVYSEEKTSEPNNKEESSASNSQQAATTTTKPEPKPEPQEEEKEEEETIAERFGEQAYEARVTWPSGLSLRANPNLSASRVGGVYYDDKLVIIETSSDGDWQKVYVPESGQQAWVKAGNVEKINN